A genomic segment from Aegilops tauschii subsp. strangulata cultivar AL8/78 chromosome 1, Aet v6.0, whole genome shotgun sequence encodes:
- the LOC109739668 gene encoding 1-aminocyclopropane-1-carboxylate oxidase: protein MVVPVIDFSKLDGAERAETMAQIADGCENWGFFQLVNHGIPLELLDRVKKVCSESYRLREAAFRSSEPVQTLERLVEAERRGEAVAPVDDMDWEDIFYLHDDNQWPSDPPAFKETMREYRAELKKLAERVMEAMDENLGLDKGRMKAAFTGDGLHAPFFGTKVSHYPPCPRPDLITGLRAHTDAGGVILLFQDDKVGGLEVLKDGEWLDVQPLPDAIVVNTGDQVEVLSNGRYRSAWHRVLPMRNGNRRSIASFYNPAFEAAISPAVGEGAAAAYPDYVFGDYMDVYNKQKFDAKEPRFEAVKAPKSA from the coding sequence ATGGTTGTCCCGGTCATCGACTTCTCCAAGCTCGACGGCGCCGAGAGGGCCGAGACCATGGCGCAGATCGCCGACGGCTGCGAGAACTGGGGCTTCTTCCAGCTGGTGAACCACGGCATCCCGCTGGAGCTTCTTGACCGCGTCAAGAAGGTGTGCTCCGAGAGCTACCGCCTCCGGGAGGCCGCGTTCCGGTCGTCCGAGCCGGTGCAGACGCTGGAGAGGCTGGTGGAGGCGgagcggcgcggcgaggcggtggCGCCGGTGGACGACATGGACTGGGAGGACATCTTCTACCTCCACGACGACAACCAGTGGCCCTCCGACCCGCCGGCCTTCAAGGAGACCATGCGGGAGTACCGCGCCGagctcaagaagctcgcggagcGGGTCATGGAGGCCATGGACGAGAACCTCGGCCTGGACAAGGGCCGCATGAAGGCCGCCTTCACTGGAGACGGCCTCCACGCGCCATTCTTCGGCACCAAGGTCAGCCACTACCCGCCGTGCCCGCGCCCGGACCTCATCACCGGGCTCCGCGCGCACACCGACGCCGGCGGCGTCATCCTGCTGTTCCAGGACGACAAGGTAGGCGGCCTCGAGGTACTCAAGGACGGCGAGTGGCTCGACGTGCAGCCGCTCCCCGACGCCATCGTCGTCAACACCGGCGACCAAGTGGAGGTGCTCAGCAACGGCCGCTACCGCAGCGCGTGGCACCGCGTCCTGCCCATGCGCAACGGCAACCGCCGCTCCATCGCGTCTTTCTACAACCCGGCGTTCGAGGCGGCCATCTCGCCGGCGGTGGGCGAAGGCGCCGCCGCCGCGTACCCGGACTACGTGTTCGGGGATTACATGGACGTGTACAACAAGCAGAAGTTCGATGCCAAGGAGCCAAGGTTCGAGGCCGTCAAGGCGCCAAAGTCAGCTTAA